A stretch of Triticum aestivum cultivar Chinese Spring chromosome 1D, IWGSC CS RefSeq v2.1, whole genome shotgun sequence DNA encodes these proteins:
- the LOC123180875 gene encoding flowering locus K homology domain isoform X1, translated as MTEMQRNSTERWVTQMVRKSHKEALRTVTGQDITDDVGPGDDTTCSAGENRYPDWPGTTVFRMLISATKLGLIIGYKGERVRRLCEETKACIRILGGHLAGAERAVIIFAKEQPDELIPPAMDALLRVFQHIIYDDGLNMGSDSTVVARILIPSEQAVSLIGEQGLMIYSIEEASKTNIYVLDCDLPPVALEEDRIVEIWGQPARVRKALELVASHLRKYLVDRSVIPLFDPHVPLSMLHVEMPQCHYSDHPEGMPPLYYSDHPEGRLEAVSPLCHSDDHQREPQWTETYYTRCRNPVEVPTSFGRYRSVTPPHHGISAYGQETSSPPKGTYLSAPIELGSHHNLTAYELLRATSPIGASATVERIRSLISVHGHQAHPLRKTCQSATMGKRPHLGISLYGSKSHTSRVSPSAAADLPTPRGMSEYELQASQSLRMYPPATVENLLHCRVSACGPEAPLHVPVRPLTSKSPAITAQVTEKMQVPIIYAEAVIGPTGARIDYIRRASRSSILINDLEEDAMSIEINGSSATDVQTAEQLIKVARDCFDLMGNDSYASIHDVDTVDLKFTSAKIMELKNVQHVPAIKKNLVMTLLCKEGLILVFDSNEVVVSRYGLFVGKGYDYGVLFHLPLADLCNKVVDQIHSSVNEYEV; from the exons ATGACTGAGATGCAGAGAAATTCAACAGAGCGGTGGGTTACTCAAATGGTCAGAAAATCTCATAAGGAAGCTCTCAGGACTGTTACGGGACAAGACATTACTGATGATGTAGGCCCTGGTGACGATACCACTTGCTCTGCTGGTGAAAATAGGTACCCTGATTGGCCTGGAACTACAGTCTTCAGGATGCTAATTTCTGCTACAAAGCTCGGTCTGATAATTGGTTACAAAGGAGAGAGGGTTAGAAGACTGTGCGAGGAAACAAAAGCATGTATCCGTATATTAGGTGGTCATCTTGCGGGGGCAGAAAGAGCT GTTATCATTTTCGCAAAGGAGCAACCAGATGAATTAATACCTCCAGCCATGGATGCACTATTGAGAGTATTTCAGCACATAATTTATGATGATGGCTTAAACATGGGGTCTGATAGTACAGTTGTGGCACGGATCCTTATACCAAGTGAACAGGCAGTGAGCCTTATTGGGGAGCAAGGTTTGATGATATATTCTATCGAGGAAGCTTCCAAAACTAACATTTATGTCCTTG ATTGTGACTTGCCGCCTGTTGCACTTGAAGAAGATAGGATTGTTGAAATATGGGGACAACCTGCACGCGTGCGGAAGGCTTTGGAACTTGTTGCTTCTCATTTGAGGAAGTACCTGGTTGATCGAAGTGTTATCCCATTGTTTGACCCTCAT GTGCCTTTGTCGATGTTACACGTGGAAATGCCCCAATGTCATTACAGTGACCATCCTGAGGGAATGCCCCCGCTTTACTACAGTGATCATCCCGAAGGCCGTCTAGAAGCAGTTAGTCCACTCTGCCATTCCGACGATCATCAGCGTGAACCCCAATGGACTGAAACTTACTACACGAGATGCAGGAATCCTGTCGAAGTTCCTACCTCTTTTGGAAGATATCGATCAGTTACACCTCCACACCATGGTATAAGTGCGTATGGACAAGAAACATCTTCACCACCCAAGGGAACATACCTATCAGCTCCTATTGAATTAGGTTCACACCACAACCTGACAGCATATGAATTATTACGAGCAACTTCACCAATCGGTGCATCAGCTACTGTTGAAAGAATACGCTCCCTTATATCTGTGCATGGCCACCAAGCACATCCACTGAGGAAGACATGTCAATCAGCTACAATGGGAAAACGTCCACACCTGGGAATATCATTATATGGAAGTAAATCTCATACCAGCAGGGTATCTCCATCCGCAGCTGCTGATCTACCGACACCTCGTGGTATGTCTGAATATGAACTGCAAGCATCTCAATCATTGAGGATGTATCCACCAGCTACTGTGGAAAACCTTCTGCACTGTCGTGTGTCTGCGTGTGGCCCAGAAGCACCTTTGCATGTGCCTGTGCGTCCATTAACTAGTAAATCACCAGCAATCACTGCACAG GTTACTGAAAAGATGCAAGTTCCAATTATCTATGCTGAAGCCGTGATTGGCCCGACTGGTGCAAGAATTGATTACATTCGCCGCGCTAGCAGATCGAGCATCTTGATAAACGATTTGGAGGAGGATGCAATGTCTATTGAAATCAATGGAAGTTCTGCAACAGATGTTCAGACTGCAGAGCAACTGATAAAG gtcGCACGAGATTGTTTCGATCTGATGGGGAATGACTCGTATGCTTCTATTCATGATGTTGACACggttgatctgaagtttacttcggcaAAGATCATGGAACTGAAGAACGTGcaacatgtccccgccatcaagaagaatctcgttaTGACTCTTCTATGTAAAGAAGGTTTAATTTTAGTATTCGATTCAAATGAAGTAGTTgtatctcggtatggactatttgttggaaaaggatatgattaCGGAGTTTTGTTCCACCTTCCCCTAGCAGATTTATGTAATAAAGTTGTGGACCAAATTCATTCTAGTGTGAACGAATATGAGGTTTga
- the LOC123180875 gene encoding RNA-binding KH domain-containing protein PEPPER isoform X2: MTEMQRNSTERWVTQMVRKSHKEALRTVTGQDITDDVGPGDDTTCSAGENRYPDWPGTTVFRMLISATKLGLIIGYKGERVRRLCEETKACIRILGGHLAGAERAVIIFAKEQPDELIPPAMDALLRVFQHIIYDDGLNMGSDSTVVARILIPSEQAVSLIGEQGLMIYSIEEASKTNIYVLDCDLPPVALEEDRIVEIWGQPARVRKALELVASHLRKYLVDRSVIPLFDPHVPLSMLHVEMPQCHYSDHPEGMPPLYYSDHPEGRLEAVSPLCHSDDHQREPQWTETYYTRCRNPVEVPTSFGRYRSVTPPHHGISAYGQETSSPPKGTYLSAPIELGSHHNLTAYELLRATSPIGASATVERIRSLISVHGHQAHPLRKTCQSATMGKRPHLGISLYGSKSHTSRVSPSAAADLPTPRGMSEYELQASQSLRMYPPATVENLLHCRVSACGPEAPLHVPVRPLTSKSPAITAQVTEKMQVPIIYAEAVIGPTGARIDYIRRASRSSILINDLEEDAMSIEINGSSATDVQTAEQLIKNFMAEAAAASPGHKFDSIPSYLPAPRSPQPDILRTSYIEKESGVAEQRLQTIY, from the exons ATGACTGAGATGCAGAGAAATTCAACAGAGCGGTGGGTTACTCAAATGGTCAGAAAATCTCATAAGGAAGCTCTCAGGACTGTTACGGGACAAGACATTACTGATGATGTAGGCCCTGGTGACGATACCACTTGCTCTGCTGGTGAAAATAGGTACCCTGATTGGCCTGGAACTACAGTCTTCAGGATGCTAATTTCTGCTACAAAGCTCGGTCTGATAATTGGTTACAAAGGAGAGAGGGTTAGAAGACTGTGCGAGGAAACAAAAGCATGTATCCGTATATTAGGTGGTCATCTTGCGGGGGCAGAAAGAGCT GTTATCATTTTCGCAAAGGAGCAACCAGATGAATTAATACCTCCAGCCATGGATGCACTATTGAGAGTATTTCAGCACATAATTTATGATGATGGCTTAAACATGGGGTCTGATAGTACAGTTGTGGCACGGATCCTTATACCAAGTGAACAGGCAGTGAGCCTTATTGGGGAGCAAGGTTTGATGATATATTCTATCGAGGAAGCTTCCAAAACTAACATTTATGTCCTTG ATTGTGACTTGCCGCCTGTTGCACTTGAAGAAGATAGGATTGTTGAAATATGGGGACAACCTGCACGCGTGCGGAAGGCTTTGGAACTTGTTGCTTCTCATTTGAGGAAGTACCTGGTTGATCGAAGTGTTATCCCATTGTTTGACCCTCAT GTGCCTTTGTCGATGTTACACGTGGAAATGCCCCAATGTCATTACAGTGACCATCCTGAGGGAATGCCCCCGCTTTACTACAGTGATCATCCCGAAGGCCGTCTAGAAGCAGTTAGTCCACTCTGCCATTCCGACGATCATCAGCGTGAACCCCAATGGACTGAAACTTACTACACGAGATGCAGGAATCCTGTCGAAGTTCCTACCTCTTTTGGAAGATATCGATCAGTTACACCTCCACACCATGGTATAAGTGCGTATGGACAAGAAACATCTTCACCACCCAAGGGAACATACCTATCAGCTCCTATTGAATTAGGTTCACACCACAACCTGACAGCATATGAATTATTACGAGCAACTTCACCAATCGGTGCATCAGCTACTGTTGAAAGAATACGCTCCCTTATATCTGTGCATGGCCACCAAGCACATCCACTGAGGAAGACATGTCAATCAGCTACAATGGGAAAACGTCCACACCTGGGAATATCATTATATGGAAGTAAATCTCATACCAGCAGGGTATCTCCATCCGCAGCTGCTGATCTACCGACACCTCGTGGTATGTCTGAATATGAACTGCAAGCATCTCAATCATTGAGGATGTATCCACCAGCTACTGTGGAAAACCTTCTGCACTGTCGTGTGTCTGCGTGTGGCCCAGAAGCACCTTTGCATGTGCCTGTGCGTCCATTAACTAGTAAATCACCAGCAATCACTGCACAG GTTACTGAAAAGATGCAAGTTCCAATTATCTATGCTGAAGCCGTGATTGGCCCGACTGGTGCAAGAATTGATTACATTCGCCGCGCTAGCAGATCGAGCATCTTGATAAACGATTTGGAGGAGGATGCAATGTCTATTGAAATCAATGGAAGTTCTGCAACAGATGTTCAGACTGCAGAGCAACTGATAAAG AACTTCATGGCCGAAGCTGCCGCTGCTTCCCCTGGTCATAAGTTTGACTCCATTCCATCATATTTGCCTGCACCAAGATCTCCTCAACCTGATATTCTAAGGACTTCGTACATTGAGAAAGAAAGTGGTGTGGCAGAGCAGCGGCTGCAAACGATTTACTGA